CAAGGAGACGACCGTGCGCACCATGCATCTCATCGAGTCGGCACACACCGGGCACACGACCACAGGAGTGCATTCCTTTCTGAGCATATCGGTCCACGTGGCCGTGGTGCTCGCCGCGCTGTACGCCACGACGCGGCCCGCAGTCGAGCGCGAGCCGGTCCCCGACCCGCGCGTCTACTTCGTGCCGGAGCAGCGCCCGGCTACGGTCGTGCCAAGCGCTCCGCCAGCGCAGCCCGTCCTACCGAAACGGACCACTCCCGCTGCCGCTCCGGCCAAGGCTGTCGCGGCTCCGACCATCACGCCGGTCAGCATCCCGGCCGTGGACGCGCCGCTCGCCGACCCGTCGGCGGCCGCGCCCGCGGAGCCGTCTGCGAGCGCCGTGGATGGCCCGGTGTCACTCGACGCCGGTCAGTCGGCGCGCAGCGGGCCGTACGAAGTGGGCGAGGTGGAGATTGCGGCCGCTGCGCTCTCCAATTCCGGGCCCGAGTATCCGGAGCGCGCAATCAGGCTGGCGCTCTCGGGCGTGGTCAGGGCGAGGTTCATCGTGGACTCGCGCGGTCGCGTGGAGAGCGACGTCGTGATCCTCGAGTCCACCAGCCATGAGTTCACCGCGGCTGTGCGGAGCTACCTGCGTCGCGCGCGGTACCGGCCGGCGCGTGTCGGAGGCAGGCCTGTGCGGCAACTGGTGGAGCAGCGATTCGTGTTCGAGCTGCGCGGCTAATGCGTCAGACTTCGGGGTTCTGACACGCGTAGTACCACGCGACGCCCCCGGCCAGCATGAGAATCGCCGCCAGGACGAAGATGAACTTGAAGAAGACCAGGCCGACTATGAACGGAGCTAGCCATGGGACGAAGCCGAGGAGCAGTCCGACCGCCGCGGCACCGGCGAAGAATATTCCGATCCCGAGCAGGAACTTGCCAAGCACGCTGAAACGCATGACGACTCCGTGAGAGGTACCACCCAACTACGGGGGTGACCGGCGGCCGGTTTCGGCGACAGCCGAAGCCGGCCGGACGGCGCGATCAGGGTGCGGTCCGCGCCCCGCACCGGTAAATTGGGCGCAAATGACAGCGACCGCCCCCGTGCTTCGACGTCTTTCCACGCTGGATCGGTTCCTCCCGTTGTGGATCTTCGGCGCCATGGCGGCGGGATTGCTG
This genomic interval from Gemmatimonadaceae bacterium contains the following:
- a CDS encoding TonB family protein yields the protein MHLIESAHTGHTTTGVHSFLSISVHVAVVLAALYATTRPAVEREPVPDPRVYFVPEQRPATVVPSAPPAQPVLPKRTTPAAAPAKAVAAPTITPVSIPAVDAPLADPSAAAPAEPSASAVDGPVSLDAGQSARSGPYEVGEVEIAAAALSNSGPEYPERAIRLALSGVVRARFIVDSRGRVESDVVILESTSHEFTAAVRSYLRRARYRPARVGGRPVRQLVEQRFVFELRG